A DNA window from Xanthomonas campestris pv. campestris str. ATCC 33913 contains the following coding sequences:
- a CDS encoding glycosyltransferase codes for MLSCVIPAHDEAALIGQTLQCLHACAQAMQLDYEAIVVADACSDDTAAIARANGASVIEVELRHIAATRNAGAQAAQGDRLLFLDADTQVNPQVMAAALAALDAGAVGGGARVHLHGKRVWVERMAQAVFGWIFRLSGIAPGCFLFCTRAAFASAGGFDTRYYAGEDVALSRSLARCGRFVILRQTVHTSDRKLRSFSKREHVGLLLRFLWRGRRMLQTRDALGFWYQRRR; via the coding sequence ATGCTCTCCTGCGTGATTCCCGCCCATGACGAGGCCGCGTTGATCGGGCAGACGCTGCAGTGCCTGCATGCCTGCGCGCAGGCCATGCAACTGGACTACGAAGCCATCGTGGTGGCCGATGCCTGCAGCGACGACACCGCGGCGATCGCGCGTGCCAACGGCGCTAGCGTGATCGAGGTGGAGTTGCGGCACATCGCCGCCACCCGCAATGCCGGCGCCCAGGCCGCCCAAGGTGATCGCCTGCTGTTTCTGGATGCCGATACGCAGGTGAATCCGCAGGTGATGGCCGCCGCGCTTGCGGCACTGGATGCCGGTGCGGTGGGCGGTGGCGCGCGCGTGCACCTGCATGGCAAGCGCGTGTGGGTGGAGCGCATGGCCCAGGCCGTGTTCGGCTGGATCTTCCGGCTCAGCGGCATTGCGCCAGGCTGCTTTTTGTTCTGTACCCGCGCGGCATTCGCCAGCGCCGGCGGCTTCGATACGCGCTACTACGCCGGCGAAGATGTCGCGCTCAGCCGCAGCCTGGCGCGCTGCGGGCGTTTTGTGATCCTGCGCCAGACCGTGCACACCTCCGATCGCAAGCTGCGCAGTTTTTCCAAGCGCGAGCATGTGGGCTTGCTGTTGCGGTTCCTGTGGCGCGGGCGGCGCATGTTGCAGACCCGCGACGCGCTGGGCTTCTGGTATCAACGGCGGCGCTGA
- a CDS encoding aldo/keto reductase has product MHTRSLGRSGPTVSALGLGCMGMSAFYGDRSDEAGSIAVIHRALDRGISLLDTADMYGPHTNEVLVGKAIASRRHEVFLATKFGIKLDPNDPSVRGIDGSPAYVQSACEASLRRLGVEHIDLYYQHRVDPNVPIEDTVGAMARLVEQGKVRFLGLSEAAADTIRRAHAVHPITAVQTEYSLWSREPEDNGVFATVRELGIGFVPYSPLGRGFLTGAFASPDDFDADDYRRHSPRFQGENFTRNLQLVEQVKAIATDKGVTPGQLALAWVLAQGQDLVPIPGTKRLAYLEENIAALDVALMPDELARIDAIFPPQAAAGTRYPEAMMGAVNR; this is encoded by the coding sequence ATGCACACCCGCTCGCTTGGCCGTTCCGGCCCCACCGTTTCCGCCCTGGGCCTCGGCTGCATGGGCATGAGCGCCTTTTATGGCGATCGCAGCGACGAGGCTGGCTCGATCGCGGTGATCCACCGCGCACTCGACCGCGGCATCAGCCTGCTCGATACCGCCGACATGTACGGCCCGCACACCAACGAAGTGCTGGTCGGCAAGGCGATCGCCTCGCGCCGGCATGAAGTGTTCCTGGCCACCAAGTTCGGCATCAAGCTCGATCCCAACGACCCATCCGTGCGCGGCATCGACGGCAGCCCGGCCTACGTGCAGAGCGCGTGCGAGGCCAGCCTGCGCCGCCTGGGCGTGGAGCACATCGATCTGTACTACCAGCATCGCGTGGACCCGAACGTGCCGATCGAAGACACCGTGGGCGCCATGGCGCGCCTGGTCGAACAGGGCAAGGTGCGCTTCCTGGGCCTGTCCGAAGCCGCCGCCGACACCATCCGCCGCGCGCACGCGGTGCACCCGATCACCGCCGTGCAGACCGAATATTCGCTGTGGTCGCGCGAGCCCGAAGACAACGGCGTGTTCGCCACCGTGCGCGAGCTGGGGATCGGATTCGTGCCATATTCGCCGCTGGGGCGTGGCTTCCTGACCGGCGCGTTCGCCTCGCCGGACGACTTCGATGCCGACGACTATCGCCGCCATTCGCCGCGTTTCCAGGGCGAGAACTTCACCCGCAATCTGCAGCTGGTGGAACAGGTCAAGGCGATCGCGACCGACAAGGGCGTCACGCCCGGGCAGCTGGCATTGGCCTGGGTGCTGGCGCAGGGCCAGGACCTGGTGCCGATCCCGGGCACCAAGCGGTTGGCCTATCTGGAAGAAAACATCGCCGCACTGGACGTGGCGCTGATGCCGGACGAGCTCGCCCGCATCGATGCCATCTTTCCGCCCCAGGCAGCGGCAGGCACCCGCTATCCCGAAGCGATGATGGGCGCGGTCAACCGCTGA